The Corticium candelabrum chromosome 18, ooCorCand1.1, whole genome shotgun sequence genome includes a region encoding these proteins:
- the LOC134194237 gene encoding trypsin 5G1-like, with amino-acid sequence MNEIGLKILLSCLIITTSWISAAPVMKQSAYRYKYSQLLLVEKESGSPLRTEDLQTAIANDNFHSQLQTVLDDFKSQLQLMLSSSKQSAQAKKNVEDSDTRLPAGTSTSIPQIRRAIFGGRDTNSPIQNTEGKSVCQDEWTAPWQVGLMLLTPDNHTKRCGGVLVHKRWVLTAAHCLTNMTMVLAMVGSKNYFSGFLEGKGQVFRVKNSIVHDEYTASSDFQPPQHDIALLELEADVVLGPDTNTADIPKRNTPLVNSNTEMVITGWGITEKSSLQPDELHCAKVPIVAREDCEETYKKEGINIRNSHLCTGYEFGGVGACNGDSGGGLMHVDSNGKNTVIGLISWSKGCGEHYSVYTDVQKHRPWILRQVPELGKK; translated from the exons ATGAACGAGATTGGATTGAAGATACTGCTCAGTTGCCTTATAATCACTACATCTTGGATTAGTGCTGCTCCCGTTATGAAACAAA GCGCCTACAGATACAAATACTCACAACTGTTGCTTGTAGAGAAAGAATCAGGCAGTCCACTGAGGACAGAAGATTTACAGACAGCAATAGCTAATGATAACTTTCATTCCCAACTGCAGACAGTTCTTGATGATTTCAAGTCACAATTACAACTCATGTTGTCTAGTAGCAAGCAATCGGCTCAAGCAAAGAAGAATGTAGAAGACAGTGATACTCGTTTACCAGCTGGAACGTCTACATCTATACCTCAAATTCGACGAGCAATATTTGGAGGCAGAGACACAAATTCTCCCATTCAGAATACTGAAGGCAAATCAGTCTGTCAAGATGAATGGACTGCGCCTTGGCAGGTCGGACTGATGCTTTTAACTCCAGATAACCACACAAAACGTTGTGGTGGTGTGCTGGTTCACAAAAGGTGGGTCTTAACAGCAGCACACTGTCTTACCAACATGACTATGGTTCTAGCAATGGTCGGATCCAAGAACTACTTTAGTGGATTTCTTGAGGGCAAGGGCCAAGTTTTTCGTGTGAAAAACTCCATTGTTCATGATGAATACACAGCAAGCAGTGATTTTCAACCACCACAACATGACATTGCTCTTCTGGAACTAGAAGCTGACGTTGTACTTGGACCTGACACTAATACTGCAGACATCCCCAAGCGCAACACTCCTCTTGTGAACTCTAACACTGAAATGGTTATTACAGGATGGGGTATTACTGAAAAAAGCTCATTGCAGCCAGATGAGTTGCATTGTGCTAAAGTCCCTATTGTTGCAAGAGAAGACTGTGAAGAGACTTACAAGAAGGAAGGAATCAACATTCGCAACAGTCACCTATGTACTGGTTATGAATTTGGTGGTGTAGGTGCCTGTAATGGCGACAGTGGAGGAGGTTTGATGCATGTCGACTCTAACGGAAAAAACACCGTGATCGGACTCATCAGCTGGTCGAAGGGATGTGGTGAACATTATAGTGTCTACACTGACGTTCAGAAACACAGACCTTGGATATTGCGTCAAGTTCCAGAATTAGGCAAGAAGTAA